The following coding sequences lie in one Camelus bactrianus isolate YW-2024 breed Bactrian camel chromosome 8, ASM4877302v1, whole genome shotgun sequence genomic window:
- the LOC105077433 gene encoding trace amine-associated receptor 4-like, whose translation MNSLDLWNPPEVQFCFALVNNSCPRNVRSGLSVCAMYVVMTGAIVMTMLGNLVVIISVAHFKQLHSPTNFLILSMATTDFLLSCVVMPFSMIRSIESCWYFGDLFCKVHSCCDIMLCTTSIFHLCFISVDRYYAVCDPLHYITKITMPVIRVFLFISWSIPIIFAFGLVFSELNIIGAEDFVAATDCTGLCVLIFDKLWGVLASFIAFFLPGMVMVGIYIHIYTVARKHTKQIGMGSMVEQIVSENKMKISSKKESKATKTLSIVMGVFVLCWLPFFVLTITDPFINFTTPEDLYNVFLWLGYFNSTFNPIIYGMFYPWFRKALRMIVSGMIFCPDSSTLSLFPACA comes from the coding sequence ATGAATTCACTGGACCTTTGGAACCCCCCAGAAGTACAATTTTGCTTTGCTCTGGTTAACAATTCATGCCCTAGAAACGTGAGGTCTGGGCTGAGTGTCTGTGCCATGTATGTTGTCATGACTGGTGCCATAGTGATGACCATGCTGGGCAACCTGGTTGTGATCATTTCCGTCGCCCACTTCAAGCAGCTCCACTCTCCGACCAACTTCCTGATCCTTTCTATGGCCACCACTGACTTCCTGCTGAGCTGTGTGGTCATGCCCTTCAGTATGATCAGGTCCATTGAGTCCTGCTGGTACTTTGGAGATCTCTTTTGCAAAGTCCACAGCTGCTGTGACATCATGCTCTGTACCACTTCCATCTTCCACCTCTGCTTCATCTCGGTGGACCGCTACTATGCTGTTTGTGACCCTTTACATTATATCACCAAAATTACCATGCCTGTCATAAGGGTCTTTCTGTTCATCAGTTGGTCTATTCCAATCATTTTTGCCTTTGGCCTGGTATTCTCAGAATTAAACATAATTGGTGCAGAAGACtttgttgcagccactgattGCACAGGCTTGTGTGTGTTGATATTTGACAAGCTCTGGGGGGTTCTGGCCTCCTTTATAGCCTTTTTTCTCCCTGGGATGGTAATGGTAGggatttacatacatatttacacAGTAGCCAGGAAGCACACTAAGCAAATTGGCATGGGGTCTATGGTGGAACAGATTGtgtcagaaaacaaaatgaagatatcatccaaaaaagaaagcaaggccACCAAGACTTTAAGCATAGTCATGGGAGTATTTGTGTTGTGCTGGCTGCCCTTTTTTGTCTTGACAATCACAGACCCTTTCATTAATTTTACAACTCCCGAAGATTTGTACAATGTCTTTCTCTGGTTGGGTTATTTCAATTCCACTTTCAATCCCATTATATATGGTATGTTTTACCCTTGGTTTCGCAAGGCATTGAGGATGATTGTCTCAGGAATGATCTTCTGCCCTGACTCTTCCACTCTAAGCCTATTTCCTGCATGTGCTTAG